The Streptococcus sp. DTU_2020_1001019_1_SI_AUS_MUR_006 sequence TTACTCGAATGTACACTTTTTGTGACTATAGAGCCTTGTGTCATGTGCAGCGGGGCGATTGGGCTTGCCCGTATCCCAAAGGTAGTCTATGGGGCTAAAAATCAGAAATTTGGTGCAGCTGGAAGTCTGTATGATATCTTGACAGATGAGCGTCTTAATCATCGTGTAGAGGTTGAGACGGGCATTTTAGAGAGTGACTGTGCTGGCATTATGCAGGAATTTTTCAGAAATCGACGGAAAAAATAATTTCTCTTTTAAAATCTTTGGGAATGTGGTATAATAACTAATGGAGCAACAGTTCTGCGTGAAGCGGGTCAGGGGAGGAATCCAGCAGCCCTAAGCGAAGTGAATTGTGTGCTCTTTTTTTCGTGCTTTAAAGAAAATAGTTTAAGTGTGGCTAAAAAAGAATGAGTTTGTTAATAGAAGGGAAAATAAGTGACACTTGAAATATCTTTAAATTTTTTTGTATGATTTTATTGTTTGCTTTTTGATAGGACACTTTTCTTGCTAAATTCCCAAACTAAGTTCCACTGGTTTTAATAATGCTTGATTTCATCGTTTTTGTATCCGAAAAGAATCGAAAAAAAGAGCGCACAAAATCCCCACATCTGAAAGCGTTTCAAATTAAGTTCTGCTATGGTGGAAGTTAGTGTGAGACGTTTGAATGGGGTTGAAGGTTAGTTTTTAGATCTTATGTTGGAGTAATTTAGAAGACTGACAGACGTCTTCTGCAGGTATTTTAGAAATGCCGAGAAGCTTAGGAATTTCTTCTCCGTAAGTAAAAGCAAAGAGTTCATAGGCTGATTTTCCATTCAAAGCAGCGCGCTTGACGCTATTGACATGTGAACAAACGAGATTGATGTCCTCTTGAGTTAAATTGTTAAAGGAAGT is a genomic window containing:
- the tadA gene encoding tRNA adenosine(34) deaminase TadA is translated as MDYTVEEKEAFMREALKEAEIALEHDEIPIGCVIVKDGEIIGRGHNAREELQRAVMHAEIMAIENANLREESWRLLECTLFVTIEPCVMCSGAIGLARIPKVVYGAKNQKFGAAGSLYDILTDERLNHRVEVETGILESDCAGIMQEFFRNRRKK